A single region of the Biomaibacter acetigenes genome encodes:
- a CDS encoding polymer-forming cytoskeletal protein: MSRNILELFNNLLNPEAQPRESCGHMEISGAFTGDICNGMNVFVAPSGYIKGSIKARTLVIAGKVHGNVEAYSLVIHSSGELVYNKLVYRELLVEEGGVMICANDAADAHGMPAISRAPASAVSETNMPNSQPLPQPVIHKSTAEETQPQTPDMEETPPGIPAVGETPARVPVVKELPQTYTAPQASVPIPQASSFPATSHTTASSKEVHFHSSF; encoded by the coding sequence TTGAGCAGAAATATATTAGAATTATTCAACAATCTCCTGAATCCGGAAGCCCAACCCAGGGAAAGCTGCGGCCATATGGAAATCAGCGGAGCCTTCACCGGGGATATCTGCAATGGAATGAACGTATTCGTCGCCCCTTCGGGTTATATAAAAGGCAGCATAAAAGCCAGAACGCTGGTAATCGCCGGAAAGGTCCATGGAAATGTCGAAGCTTACAGCCTGGTCATTCACTCTTCCGGCGAGCTGGTATACAACAAACTGGTCTATAGGGAATTGCTGGTGGAAGAAGGAGGCGTAATGATCTGCGCAAATGATGCCGCCGACGCTCACGGGATGCCTGCAATATCCCGGGCGCCGGCATCCGCAGTGTCAGAAACGAATATGCCGAATTCTCAACCATTGCCACAGCCGGTGATTCATAAATCGACAGCGGAAGAAACTCAGCCGCAAACGCCGGATATGGAAGAGACTCCACCAGGAATACCGGCGGTGGGAGAAACTCCGGCCCGGGTACCGGTAGTGAAAGAATTACCTCAAACGTATACGGCACCGCAAGCATCAGTGCCTATACCACAGGCTTCATCGTTTCCGGCAACATCTCACACCACCGCTTCCAGCAAAGAAGTGCATTTTCACAGCAGTTTTTAA
- a CDS encoding PHP domain-containing protein, producing MIDLHIHTTASDGSFSPWEIMDKAEKLGLKAIAITDHESVDGIPEAMKAAEGKNIKVIPGVEIEAFVDIEGENTNTVIHILGYNVNWKNPEFNNALNEMITARTEVTRRMVALLANSGLDVGWDEVAAVAGNRRWIGINHILECMLKKGYFASRKQAMKGYLQYFVYGKIAYVPFPAVSAKEAINIIKEAGGIPVLAHPGLYHSDDLIPQLVKDGIKGIEVYYAGHIRKDISKFEELATKYGLITTGGSDYHGIFHEWELGLGEVKVPEYTVKKLLDLF from the coding sequence ATGATCGATCTACACATTCATACAACCGCTTCTGACGGTAGTTTTTCGCCGTGGGAGATAATGGATAAGGCTGAGAAGTTGGGACTAAAAGCCATAGCCATTACTGACCATGAGTCGGTGGATGGTATCCCTGAGGCTATGAAAGCCGCCGAAGGCAAAAATATAAAGGTTATTCCCGGAGTGGAGATAGAAGCCTTTGTGGATATAGAGGGGGAAAATACCAATACCGTAATCCATATTCTTGGATATAATGTCAATTGGAAAAATCCTGAATTTAATAATGCTTTGAATGAAATGATCACAGCCAGAACGGAGGTCACCAGGAGGATGGTGGCTTTACTGGCAAATTCAGGGTTAGATGTAGGCTGGGATGAAGTGGCCGCTGTGGCAGGAAATCGTCGCTGGATTGGAATAAACCATATTCTTGAGTGCATGCTGAAAAAAGGTTATTTTGCTTCCCGAAAACAGGCCATGAAGGGTTATCTGCAATATTTTGTATATGGTAAAATTGCCTATGTACCTTTTCCGGCCGTGTCTGCTAAAGAAGCTATTAACATAATAAAGGAAGCCGGAGGAATTCCGGTCTTGGCCCATCCTGGCCTTTATCACAGTGATGACTTGATCCCGCAACTTGTGAAGGATGGTATCAAAGGTATAGAAGTGTATTACGCGGGGCATATCCGGAAGGATATAAGTAAATTTGAAGAACTGGCTACAAAATATGGACTGATTACAACCGGGGGTTCCGATTATCACGGAATCTTTCACGAATGGGAACTGGGGTTGGGTGAAGTGAAGGTTCCAGAGTATACTGTGAAAAAATTGCTGGATCTTTTTTGA
- a CDS encoding amidase family protein: protein MSQRTSFEKSTEMIRLVGALMRAQKHLSTSIVSLVGDIQEQAERYVKSDIERPLCLLGIKEKGVPTWVKDRLTPEKGYIHITVDRMAPGGRAIDTGLINPLTGKMMTGSTSGGAVNLLKGITDIAIGTDGGGSVLGPALATQLFAIMGKGLGLGTGEHHKATDGKWFEPAIGILGRNLEEILKTVEDLMDMPGVFLKERQNKDLSGIKIGYPGPGITLPDGKDMADALRPVARNLEARGAETFEIKAPDGLWDRQQSLSWLRSIWPEKNSCENPCDVIVTREGPVDLFGIGDSVAGLLGETGELLQKSSGKYLLRSANMAGCTALAIPGRELASGYIVICPQGVESAKKAVRVAGCLVEYDERPALFEEYFGKKLFDLP from the coding sequence ATGTCTCAAAGAACTTCTTTTGAAAAATCTACTGAAATGATTAGACTGGTAGGAGCCCTTATGAGGGCCCAAAAACATTTAAGTACTTCGATAGTTTCTCTAGTTGGAGATATTCAGGAACAGGCAGAAAGGTATGTGAAAAGTGATATAGAACGCCCCCTTTGCCTTTTGGGCATAAAGGAAAAAGGAGTGCCTACCTGGGTAAAAGATCGCCTTACTCCAGAAAAGGGTTACATTCATATCACGGTGGATAGGATGGCACCCGGCGGAAGAGCTATTGATACGGGACTTATAAACCCTCTCACAGGGAAAATGATGACCGGTTCCACCAGCGGTGGTGCTGTTAATCTGCTAAAGGGCATAACCGATATTGCTATAGGAACCGATGGCGGTGGTTCGGTACTGGGGCCTGCTCTGGCTACACAGCTTTTTGCGATAATGGGGAAAGGCCTGGGCTTAGGAACCGGCGAGCACCACAAAGCTACTGATGGAAAATGGTTTGAGCCTGCCATAGGGATACTGGGGCGAAATCTTGAAGAAATACTAAAAACGGTAGAAGATTTAATGGATATGCCCGGGGTGTTTCTGAAAGAAAGGCAAAATAAAGATTTATCAGGAATCAAGATCGGGTATCCAGGGCCCGGCATTACTTTGCCAGACGGTAAAGACATGGCTGATGCACTCAGACCTGTAGCAAGAAACCTGGAGGCACGAGGGGCCGAAACTTTCGAAATCAAAGCTCCTGATGGACTATGGGACAGGCAACAATCCTTATCATGGCTTCGTTCCATATGGCCTGAAAAAAACAGTTGTGAAAATCCCTGTGATGTTATTGTTACCAGAGAAGGGCCTGTAGACCTTTTTGGAATTGGTGATTCGGTGGCAGGATTGTTGGGAGAAACGGGAGAGCTTTTGCAAAAATCCTCCGGTAAATATCTATTGAGATCGGCAAATATGGCCGGATGTACAGCCCTGGCGATACCCGGCAGGGAACTTGCTTCTGGATATATAGTTATTTGCCCGCAAGGAGTTGAGAGTGCAAAAAAAGCAGTAAGGGTTGCCGGATGCCTGGTTGAATATGATGAGCGCCCGGCGCTTTTTGAAGAGTATTTTGGGAAGAAATTGTTTGACCTTCCATGA
- a CDS encoding phosphotriesterase family protein yields the protein MDKKIQTVTGEIKKDKIKGAMVHEHLAMNLSGVRGETTSILGNQETLPAISEELNTLKELGVNTIVELTNIGMGRNPGLLKELAEKNELYIVAGTGYYKEEYYPPEVVELSLEELAEKLTNEILSDMENTGIKAGVYGEIGSSYNVITPSEQKVFRAVARSHKVTGAPISTHCELGTMGLEQRKIFDEEDISPEKISFGHQDLNENIHEQLELLRWGAFIQFDTVGKVRYRTDEARIQNLLELLDKGFENNILLSCDITRKTYLKKFGGHGYVYLYDSFLEKLQKQGVTCDIIKKMTVENPSRFLAF from the coding sequence ATGGATAAAAAAATCCAAACCGTCACCGGCGAAATAAAGAAGGATAAAATCAAGGGAGCCATGGTACATGAACATCTGGCTATGAACCTTTCCGGTGTGAGGGGAGAAACCACGTCGATTCTTGGCAACCAGGAAACCCTTCCGGCTATCAGTGAAGAGCTTAATACTCTTAAGGAACTAGGGGTAAATACCATCGTTGAGCTGACAAACATAGGAATGGGCAGAAATCCTGGACTTCTTAAAGAATTGGCGGAGAAAAATGAACTATATATCGTAGCGGGAACCGGTTATTACAAAGAAGAATACTATCCTCCGGAAGTTGTTGAGTTATCTTTAGAAGAATTGGCGGAAAAGTTGACGAATGAGATTTTGTCAGATATGGAGAACACCGGGATAAAAGCAGGGGTATATGGCGAAATAGGCAGTAGCTACAACGTTATAACTCCGTCGGAACAAAAGGTTTTCCGGGCCGTAGCAAGATCCCATAAGGTTACCGGAGCACCTATAAGTACTCATTGCGAACTTGGAACTATGGGACTTGAGCAGAGAAAGATTTTCGATGAAGAAGACATTTCACCTGAAAAAATTTCTTTTGGCCACCAGGATCTTAACGAAAATATTCATGAGCAATTAGAGCTGTTAAGGTGGGGCGCTTTTATTCAATTTGACACTGTAGGGAAGGTCCGATATCGCACTGATGAAGCAAGGATTCAAAATTTGCTTGAGCTGTTAGATAAAGGTTTTGAAAACAATATATTGCTTTCCTGTGATATTACAAGGAAGACTTATTTAAAAAAATTCGGAGGCCATGGCTATGTATATTTATATGATTCTTTCCTGGAAAAACTGCAAAAACAGGGGGTGACCTGTGACATCATTAAAAAAATGACTGTAGAAAATCCGAGCAGATTCCTCGCTTTTTAG